The Nitrospirota bacterium genome includes a window with the following:
- a CDS encoding tetratricopeptide repeat protein, whose product MSSGAFGGDPQFLSEEEAAERAKGVWESGAVDLALDILAQGIHDNPDALTLRKLRGDVLATSRRLQEAVGAYDAVLTRTPTALDVRWARWGVLVRSGQAEEAIAELRRIARVDGRNPLVHLRLAQELRKFDRLEESLESYKKAVELVPDLLGWRLALARARFDVLDYPGAYREVQQVLQKMPSGSPLEIPAKNLLSVIYGPTSERGRRSNIVLTPEGTGAQRQEWASIRADAWRLFAAGRYQEAEPIYRRVLDLNPNDSTAAHQLGLILMELGRCEEALTMFRTMSSLDPSDEEYADAVFRMGQCLVELGRWSEALVHFQILYEAAVEFEESNKNVAIPPGTRVLDKKKLARWIEKVRPHVPEADRPPSGEPSGSAGASEEDLYAKIAAEPLQPQKPLDTRASLMGRDADFSWFRFVIPASKVMRDDSPTGAHEFIPIDPSDSFPTTQQEIYLVFGLVSASYDAVPLTAQCFLETSEIAGQQRALAQDRVIMSTNDQSGYFLLSRPEAGWTPGLYRCGLFEGERTSAYAHVDEVRFRIIEPGQSS is encoded by the coding sequence ATGAGCTCTGGAGCGTTTGGCGGTGATCCTCAATTCCTTTCAGAGGAGGAAGCGGCCGAACGCGCCAAAGGCGTGTGGGAGAGCGGTGCTGTCGACCTTGCGCTGGATATCCTGGCCCAAGGGATTCATGACAATCCCGACGCGCTCACACTGCGCAAATTACGCGGAGATGTTCTCGCCACATCCCGTCGTCTGCAGGAAGCGGTTGGGGCCTACGATGCGGTTCTCACAAGGACACCAACGGCGTTGGACGTCCGATGGGCAAGGTGGGGAGTGTTGGTTCGCTCGGGACAAGCGGAGGAGGCGATCGCCGAATTACGGCGCATTGCGCGAGTCGACGGCCGGAACCCGCTTGTTCATTTGCGGTTGGCGCAAGAACTCCGAAAATTCGATCGCCTTGAGGAATCGCTGGAGTCTTATAAGAAGGCCGTGGAACTCGTTCCGGATTTGCTCGGTTGGCGGTTGGCGCTGGCTCGGGCGCGCTTCGACGTCCTGGACTATCCGGGCGCGTATCGCGAAGTTCAACAGGTTTTGCAGAAGATGCCGTCCGGTTCTCCGCTGGAGATCCCCGCCAAAAATCTGCTGTCCGTGATCTATGGCCCCACCTCCGAACGAGGCCGGCGCTCGAACATTGTTCTGACTCCGGAAGGGACAGGGGCGCAGCGCCAGGAATGGGCTTCCATTCGCGCGGACGCATGGAGGCTGTTCGCCGCGGGTCGTTATCAGGAGGCCGAGCCGATTTATCGGAGAGTCCTGGACCTCAACCCCAATGATTCCACAGCCGCTCATCAGTTGGGGTTGATCTTGATGGAACTCGGCCGGTGCGAGGAAGCTCTGACCATGTTCCGAACGATGTCCAGCCTCGATCCAAGCGACGAAGAATATGCGGATGCGGTGTTTCGCATGGGCCAATGCCTCGTGGAGTTGGGTCGATGGTCGGAAGCGTTGGTCCATTTTCAAATCCTCTATGAGGCGGCCGTCGAATTTGAGGAAAGCAATAAGAACGTCGCGATCCCGCCCGGAACGCGCGTGTTGGACAAAAAGAAACTGGCCCGATGGATCGAGAAGGTTCGCCCCCATGTTCCCGAAGCGGACCGTCCTCCATCCGGAGAACCATCCGGTTCGGCGGGTGCTTCGGAGGAAGACCTGTACGCAAAAATAGCGGCCGAGCCGCTTCAGCCGCAGAAGCCGTTGGACACGCGGGCATCGCTCATGGGCAGAGACGCCGATTTCAGTTGGTTTCGATTCGTCATCCCGGCGAGTAAGGTGATGCGGGATGATTCTCCCACCGGTGCGCACGAATTTATTCCGATTGACCCGTCGGATAGCTTTCCCACCACTCAACAAGAGATCTACTTGGTGTTTGGACTGGTGTCGGCCTCTTATGATGCAGTGCCGCTCACGGCGCAATGCTTTTTGGAAACATCGGAAATAGCCGGACAGCAGCGCGCCTTAGCGCAGGACCGGGTCATCATGTCTACGAACGATCAGTCCGGCTACTTCCTATTGTCCCGTCCTGAAGCCGGATGGACGCCGGGTCTCTACCGCTGCGGGTTGTTCGAGGGCGAACGGACGTCCGCCTATGCGCATGTCGATGAAGTCAGGTTCCGGATCATTGAGCCGGGCCAGTCGTCGTAA